In Bombus terrestris chromosome 6, iyBomTerr1.2, whole genome shotgun sequence, a single window of DNA contains:
- the LOC100642604 gene encoding uncharacterized protein LOC100642604 isoform X2 has translation MTTTTGDPSTLKSPASLSGGDLVSRLLAATPPYLYNVPLTPHSFFFSEMLRSFVQAKTEVSSANNTTSIPRRRKRSWRDARDRPLELTTKERQHHHHHHHSQQQQQQQPPDKYFHTQQQPQQAETRLENGSKQSDGYDTASKVGNFDQKPNFGTDILKPVDENKSEFSKQSKSFFDERPRHFEQAQPPENMFASELQKVKPEESHSSDRKNCNYNDRSPYDDRTKSAIGNQELPPLLSDQKKLDFSRTFLPSLPGRACDMLPGVKGFGLPGNVTNPEFLPGPLWYPPYPMPQSYPGIDPLHFFIDLRVSGHIWDRKLSERQLPFKGKHCSAFSVPQSKEYNSNRPLNLTRDEASTSRNSEENLRGTNYILRHLTRTYRDIGQARKATRSETSTSGESEDSSKDIDNNERSPKPEEISVASTSPEEERKDLRALIGLELVVDYVKEPKGDTSNEQNSQVTE, from the exons ATGACGACGACCACAGGCGATCCGTCGACTCTGAAGAGTCCAGCCTCGCTCTCCGGCGGCGATTTGGTGTCCCGCCTTCTAGCAGCGACTCCTCCATATCTGTACAACGTGCCCTTAACACCGCATAGCTTCTTCTTCAGCGAGATGTTGCGTTCGTTTGTGCAAGCAAAGACGGAAGTATCATCGGCGAACAACACGACGAGCATACCTCGACGTCGCAAAAGATCTTGGCGAGACGCTCGGGATCGTCCCTTGGAATTAACCACGAAGGAAAGACAACATCATCACCATCACCATCACtcgcagcagcaacagcagcaacagccgCCGGATAAATATTTCCATACTCAACAGCAGCCACAGCAAGCGGAGACGCGGCTGGAGAACGGAAGTAAGCAAAGCGACGGCTACGACACCGCAAGTAAAGTGGGCAACTTCGACCAGAAGCCAAACTTCGGGACAGACATTTTGAAACCGGTGGATGAAAATAAATCTGAGTTTAGCAAGCAGAGTAAGAGCTTTTTCGACGAACGACCTCGTCACTTTGAGCAGGCCCAACCACCAGAAAACATGTTCGCCAGTGAATTGCAGAAAGTGAAGCCGGAAGAGTCTCACTCTAGCGACCGTAAGAATTGCAATTACAACGACAGAAGCCCGTACGATGATCGTACGAAGAGCGCGATTGGCAATCAAGAGCTACCGCCCCTGTTGTCAGATCAGAAGAAGCTCGATTTCTCGAGGACCTTTTTGCCCAGCCTTCCAGGAAGGGCCTGCGATATGCTTCCGGGCGTGAAAGGATTCGGTCTGCCCGGGAACGTCACCAACCCGGAATTCCTCCCTGGTCCACTTTGGTATCCGCCTTATCCAATGCCTCAATCATATCCTGGCATCGATCCTCTGCACTTCTTCATCGACCTTCGCGTATCCGGTCATATCTGGGATCGCAAGTTGAGCGAGAGGCAACTGCCTTTCAAAGGCAAACACTGTTCCGCCTTcagtgtgccacaatccaaggAATATAATAGCAATCGACCGTTAAATTTGACGAGAGACGAGGCTAGCACGTCTAGGAACAGCGAGGAAAATCTACGTGGCACTAATTATATTTTGAGACACTTGACTAGGACGTACAGGGACATCGGCCAGGCACGGAAAGCAACCAGGAGCGAAACGTCGACTTCTGGCGAGAGCGAAGATAGTTCAAAGGACATTGATAATA ACGAAAGATCTCCAAAACCGGAAGAAATCTCGGTTGCGTCCACAAGTCCGGAAGAAGAGAGGAAGGATCTTCGAGCGTTGATAGGGTTGGAACTGGTGGTGGATTATGTGAAAGAGCCGAAGGGAGATACCTCGAACGAGCAGAATTCGCAAGTAACCGAATAA
- the LOC100642604 gene encoding uncharacterized protein LOC100642604 isoform X1, with protein sequence MENCSSSKIRNMTTTTGDPSTLKSPASLSGGDLVSRLLAATPPYLYNVPLTPHSFFFSEMLRSFVQAKTEVSSANNTTSIPRRRKRSWRDARDRPLELTTKERQHHHHHHHSQQQQQQQPPDKYFHTQQQPQQAETRLENGSKQSDGYDTASKVGNFDQKPNFGTDILKPVDENKSEFSKQSKSFFDERPRHFEQAQPPENMFASELQKVKPEESHSSDRKNCNYNDRSPYDDRTKSAIGNQELPPLLSDQKKLDFSRTFLPSLPGRACDMLPGVKGFGLPGNVTNPEFLPGPLWYPPYPMPQSYPGIDPLHFFIDLRVSGHIWDRKLSERQLPFKGKHCSAFSVPQSKEYNSNRPLNLTRDEASTSRNSEENLRGTNYILRHLTRTYRDIGQARKATRSETSTSGESEDSSKDIDNNERSPKPEEISVASTSPEEERKDLRALIGLELVVDYVKEPKGDTSNEQNSQVTE encoded by the exons TGCTCATCTTCGAAAATCAGAAACATGACGACGACCACAGGCGATCCGTCGACTCTGAAGAGTCCAGCCTCGCTCTCCGGCGGCGATTTGGTGTCCCGCCTTCTAGCAGCGACTCCTCCATATCTGTACAACGTGCCCTTAACACCGCATAGCTTCTTCTTCAGCGAGATGTTGCGTTCGTTTGTGCAAGCAAAGACGGAAGTATCATCGGCGAACAACACGACGAGCATACCTCGACGTCGCAAAAGATCTTGGCGAGACGCTCGGGATCGTCCCTTGGAATTAACCACGAAGGAAAGACAACATCATCACCATCACCATCACtcgcagcagcaacagcagcaacagccgCCGGATAAATATTTCCATACTCAACAGCAGCCACAGCAAGCGGAGACGCGGCTGGAGAACGGAAGTAAGCAAAGCGACGGCTACGACACCGCAAGTAAAGTGGGCAACTTCGACCAGAAGCCAAACTTCGGGACAGACATTTTGAAACCGGTGGATGAAAATAAATCTGAGTTTAGCAAGCAGAGTAAGAGCTTTTTCGACGAACGACCTCGTCACTTTGAGCAGGCCCAACCACCAGAAAACATGTTCGCCAGTGAATTGCAGAAAGTGAAGCCGGAAGAGTCTCACTCTAGCGACCGTAAGAATTGCAATTACAACGACAGAAGCCCGTACGATGATCGTACGAAGAGCGCGATTGGCAATCAAGAGCTACCGCCCCTGTTGTCAGATCAGAAGAAGCTCGATTTCTCGAGGACCTTTTTGCCCAGCCTTCCAGGAAGGGCCTGCGATATGCTTCCGGGCGTGAAAGGATTCGGTCTGCCCGGGAACGTCACCAACCCGGAATTCCTCCCTGGTCCACTTTGGTATCCGCCTTATCCAATGCCTCAATCATATCCTGGCATCGATCCTCTGCACTTCTTCATCGACCTTCGCGTATCCGGTCATATCTGGGATCGCAAGTTGAGCGAGAGGCAACTGCCTTTCAAAGGCAAACACTGTTCCGCCTTcagtgtgccacaatccaaggAATATAATAGCAATCGACCGTTAAATTTGACGAGAGACGAGGCTAGCACGTCTAGGAACAGCGAGGAAAATCTACGTGGCACTAATTATATTTTGAGACACTTGACTAGGACGTACAGGGACATCGGCCAGGCACGGAAAGCAACCAGGAGCGAAACGTCGACTTCTGGCGAGAGCGAAGATAGTTCAAAGGACATTGATAATA ACGAAAGATCTCCAAAACCGGAAGAAATCTCGGTTGCGTCCACAAGTCCGGAAGAAGAGAGGAAGGATCTTCGAGCGTTGATAGGGTTGGAACTGGTGGTGGATTATGTGAAAGAGCCGAAGGGAGATACCTCGAACGAGCAGAATTCGCAAGTAACCGAATAA